The Oncorhynchus masou masou isolate Uvic2021 chromosome 8, UVic_Omas_1.1, whole genome shotgun sequence genome has a window encoding:
- the LOC135544741 gene encoding immediate early response gene 5-like protein has protein sequence MINTTECAVDAQSLISISLRKIHNSRTQRGGIKLHKNLLVSYVLRNARQVYMNEKYAEIYRMQQYEEVMTVCNEIQELNPLDLAEDCEEQRGDCCGNGGVSEPASLCCALLPVSQLVAVQSAHIQPPSACSAPLSLQSDEVCKETEPSFYQSCCAEAYPVSNCEFSPVNNLHCNKTTVLDLDTHVVTTVENGYLHQDCCASLQQCCQGAQYSGKKRKVDFEYYISDIEEVPDFTPCKRAKFEDCSYANSEHLDTSNISNLISIFGSGFSGLVSRQADIEQALALNGQFCSKQALSSLGAMTRAIVAF, from the coding sequence ATGATCAACACGACGGAGTGTGCAGTGGATGCACAAAGTCTAATATCTATTTCCTTACGGAAGATTCACAACTCCAGGACGCAGAGAGGAGGCATCAAGCTGCACAAAAACCTCCTGGTGTCCTATGTGTTGAGGAACGCCAGGCAGGTCTACATGAACGAGAAATACGCGGAGATCTACAGGATGCAGCAGTACGAAGAGGTGATGACCGTCTGCAACGAGATCCAGGAGTTAAACCCGCTGGATTTGGCCGAGGATTGTGAGGAGCAGAGGGGGGACTGCTGCGGCAACGGTGGGGTGAGCGAGCCGGCGAGTCTGTGTTGTGCTCTGCTGCCAGTGAGCCAACTAGTAGCAGTGCAGTCAGCGCATATTCAACCCCCCTCCGCCTGTTccgcgcctctctctctccaaagcGACGAGGTCTGCAAGGAGACAGAGCCCTCGTTTTACCAGAGCTGTTGTGCGGAGGCTTACCCTGTATCGAATTGCGAGTTTTCCCCGGTGAACAACTTACACTGCAACAAAACGACGGTGCTCGATTTGGACACGCACGTAGTGACTACTGTGGAGAATGGGTACCTTCACCAGGACTGCTGCGCGTCTCTCCAACAGTGCTGCCAGGGCGCACAGTACTCAGGCAAGAAACGCAAGGTTGACTTTGAATATTATATATCCGATATTGAGGAGGTACCGGATTTTACGCCGTGTAAAAGAGCGAAATTTGAGGATTGTTCCTATGCAAATTCGGAACACTTGGACACTTCGAACATTTCCAATCTGATCTCGATCTTCGGTTCGGGGTTTTCGGGGCTGGTGAGCAGACAGGCGGACATAGAGCAAGCCTTAGCCTTGAACGGACAGTTCTGTAGCAAACAAGCCCTATCGAGTCTTGGGGCAATGACTAGAGCTATAGTAGCTTTTTGA